A single window of Lutzomyia longipalpis isolate SR_M1_2022 chromosome 1, ASM2433408v1 DNA harbors:
- the LOC129787017 gene encoding constitutive coactivator of PPAR-gamma-like protein 1 homolog isoform X2 yields the protein MINATDLHAFLGKIDGGSVAVDLLKIVPAANGKKQKSNNGKLRLALDMEDCLDRFYGGYYSDWACGGQWNRAYQFVQLLANAFSSAQIEIIAFFDGTLRENKRLDGERSDFRQKTISVLKHIRMIGTPPPKIWWLPPSGLRTCLRNAMRNINIQVVQTIQDHTMEVIEYFHEHRLDGILGVHPDYIVANCSRYFSSHDIRLSYKGSLETKEYHVSKLLSTLSLTADHLPFVAVLLGGYVAIDETQLKAIYGKLSVEAGGDFEARIRKIAEIVRNSPTNDTNEFIKHLKLEDHAAAITESVEYYQRKGKFLVRKYLGNKKKISFEVRAADGDPVPMASETSENDEVAKKILSDVNNLVDESENYANGKESSGTNASGTKEKTSTGGHFIYTLPGEVLKTSLNRHQRGMMDSRIYQLLTKKSIVLPQVLEDEQSRDVPSVHLFYRPARQMIYAILFNLYHQRYLCSKSNKNQTNASSAPKPDVVVSEWIWSPQNEYKKPDMVKATQLSWAVPTVQRLWFGMAFEDKQRRMKAFLTIMRSDSLLMLNRGYVPQHMLVMACVLRYMITDPDRSMLTRQELDAFLATAFSHQLLNVEYTQELVLPCVHLRGVYLATLFMQGVETASLANDACGIPLPWLMVNPWLFFDGKLFHLKLKMSTYVQSLRELCDDQIEIVLKIERFRKAILEDVEHYLLPTHIDHTMYRPGFLPQPQAPNLPQHFGKGQLHQMANIPQAPADHSGAYYSSQVAAASASYYGAPITSRVLPGAGVDAAAGCVPMRGRGAGGMYPQQRAGGVPAARNGSQKGYQLKVGGVVVGSWAAGGSGAQMRAAMGGVQNAGNGNAGRAMRLAGRAGNAVARFGVTGRGSKGTAGNRLHRGQVGAQGSRGAAGYAYGGKTVRTKNRKGKKEKKSTKAKAEATAGTSNGKETTDDVTEVTENLNKVSLESSTVELQNGTTVLASDLANSMCDEILKEEESEQQKKKADAKADTADEAAGASTSAVAENEVMHANKNGVSGRNDSQNALSVKSAPETDTAKLKMKAGTVDKKTEENGSGSNAVSGQEGQDVPVNN from the exons ATGATCAATGCAACGGATTTGCACGCTTTCTTGGGCAAAATCGACGGTGGGAGCGTTGCGGTGGACCTCCTGAAGATCGTTCCTGCTGCAAATGGGAAAAAGCAGAAGAGCAATAATGGGAAACTTCGCCTGGCGCTGGACATGGAGGATTGTTTAGATCGATTCTACGGAGGCTACTACTCGG ATTGGGCATGCGGTGGACAATGGAACCGGGCGTATCAGTTTGTTCAGCTACTTGCAAATGCATTTAGTTCAGCTCAAATTGAGATAATTGCTTTCTTCGATGGGACACTCAGAGAGAATAAGAGACTTGACGGTGAACGCAGTGACTTTCGCCAGAAGACAATCTCAGTGCTGAAGCACATCCGCATGATTGGGACGCCACCGCCGAAAATTTGGTGGCTCCCACCGTCGGGGCTGCGAACGTGCCTCCGGAATGCAATGCGCAACATTAACATTCAGGTCGTACAGACAATTCAGGATCACACAATGGAGGTCATTGAGTACTTCCATGAGCATCGTCTCGACGGCATTCTCGGCGTTCATCCGGATTACATTGTTGCCAATTGCAGCAGGTATTTCAGCAGTCACGACATTCGATTATCCTACAAGGGTTCCCTTGAGACGAAGGAGTACCACGTGTCGAAACTTCTGTCCACACTTAGCCTCACAGCGGACCATTTGCCCTTTGTTGCTGTCCTCCTTGGGGGCTATGTTGCCATCGATGAGACTCAACTCAAGGCAATCTATGGGAAGCTAAGTGTGGAGGCTGGTGGGGACTTTGAGGCACGCATCCGGAAGATTGCTGAGATTGTACGGAATTCCCCGACAAATGATACGAATGAATTTATAAAGCATCTCAAGCTGGAGGATCATGCAGCTGCCATTACGGAATCCGTCGAGTACTACCAGCGCAAAGGGAAGTTCTTGGTACGAAAGTATTTGGGCAATAAGAAGAAGATCTCATTTGAGGTGAGGGCTGCCGATGGGGATCCCGTACCGATGGCGTCGGAAACGAGTGAAAATGACGAAGTTGCAAAGAAGATTCTAAGCGATGTCAACAATTTGGTGGATGAAAGCG AAAACTATGCAAATGGAAAGGAATCTTCTGGTACAAATGCAAGCGGTACGAAGGAGAAAACTTCCACTGGGGGCCATTTTATTTACACCCTACCGGGCGAGGTGCTAAAAACTTCACTAAATCGCCATCAGCGTGGCATGATGGATTCCAGGATTTATCAACTTCTCACGAAGAAGTCCATTGTGTTGCCACAG GTGCTAGAAGATGAACAGAGTCGTGATGTTCCGTCTGTCCACTTGTTCTATCGTCCTGCTCGTCAAATGATCTACGCCATTCTCTTCAACTTATACCACCAAAGATATCTGTGTTCAAAGTCAAATAAGAATCAGACGAATGCCTCGAGCGCCCCGAAGCCCGATGTTGTTGTATCTGAGTGGATTTGGTCGCCGCAAAATGAATACAAGAAGCCTGACATGGTGAAGGCGACACAGCTTTCGTGGGCCGTGCCAACGGTGCAGCGTTTGTGGTTCGGGATGGCATTTGAGGATAAGCAACGTCGCATGAAGGCTTTCCTCACGATTATGCGATCGGATTCGTTGCTTATGCTAAACAGGGGGTACGTGCCACAGCATATGCTTGTCATGGCGTGCGTTTTGCGTTACATGATTACAGATCCGGATCGGAGTATGCTGACGCGGCAGGAACTCGATGCATTCCTTGCCACAGCATTCTCGCATCAATTGCTCAATGTTGAGTACACCCAAGAGTTGGTG CTCCCATGCGTTCATCTCCGTGGCGTCTACCTTGCCACACTCTTTATGCAGGGTGTGGAGACGGCTTCATTGGCCAATGATGCCTGTGGCATTCCCCTCCCGTGGCTCATGGTGAATCCGTGGCTATTCTTCGATGGGAAACTCTTCCATCTCAAGCTGAAGATGTCCACCTATGTGCAGAGTCTCCGTGAGCTGTGTGATGATCAAATTGAGATTGTTTTGAAGATTGAGCGCTTCCGGAAGGCCATTCTCGAGGATGTTGAGCACTACCTCCTGCCCACACACATTGATCACACAATGTACCGTCCGGGCTTCCTGCCACAGCCACAAGCTCCCAATCTCCCTCAGCACTTTGGCAAGGGGCAACTCCATCAGATGGCCAACATTCCGCAGGCACCAGCGGATCATAGCGGTGCTTACTACAGCTCACAAGTGGCAGCTGCAAGTGCCTCCTACTATGGGGCACCAATAACATCGCGTGTCCTGCCTGGGGCTGGAGTTGATGCAGCAGCTGGATGTGTTCCAATGCGTGGACGTGGAGCTGGTGGGATGTACCCACAACAGCGTGCCGGCGGTGTTCCAGCAGCACGCAATGGCAGCCAGAAGGGGTATCAACTGAAAGTTGGAG GAGTTGTCGTTGGGTCATGGGCTGCCGGTGGGAGTGGCGCTCAAATGCGTGCAGCCATGGGTGGCGTTCAGAATGCTGGCAATGGCAATGCAGGGCGTGCTATGCGTTTGGCTGGTCGTGCTGGGAATGCAGTGGCGCGCTTTGGGGTGACAGGACGTGGGAGCAAGGGAACAGCTGGAAATCGTCTCCATCGTGGTCAGGTGGGTGCACAGGGTAGTCGTGGGGCTGCGGGCTATGCATACGGCGGGAAAACGGTGCGCACAAAGAATCGCAAGGggaagaaagagaagaaatctaCAAAGGCAAAGGCAGAAGCAACAGCCGGGACCAGCAATGGCAAGGAGACTACTGATGATGTGACCGAGGTGACTGAGAATTTGAACAAAGTCTCCCTGGAGTCGTCCACTGTGGAGCTGCAGAATGG gACCACCGTGTTGGCGTCCGATTTAGCCAATTCGATGTGTGATGAAATCCTCAAAGAGGAAGAGAGTGAGCAACAAAAGAAGAAGGCTGATGCAAAGGCAGACACAGCAGATGAGGCAGCAGGTGCGAGTACATCAGCTGTGGCGGAAAATGAGGTAATGCATGCTAATAAGAATGGTGTGAGTGGGAGGAATGATTCACAAAATGCCCTTTCTGTGAAGTCCGCCCCGGAAACGGACACGGCCAAGTTGAAGATGAAAGCGGGGACTGTTGATAAGAAGACCGAGGAAAATGGTTCCGGAAGCAATGCTGTGAGTGGGCAAGAAGGACAAGATGTGCCTGTTAACAATTGA